In the genome of Olsenella profusa DSM 13989, one region contains:
- the dltB gene encoding D-alanyl-lipoteichoic acid biosynthesis protein DltB yields MVLFGVPSFFAILVVVVLVAAVLGLTGRPLAPWGMASSLVLLVLLLWGHPDQAVALAVFLMLSLGMTRWLMARPQSQPRFYASVALACAPLVTYKLTVSLTPAGLMGFVGISYATFKSIQILMETHDGLVTSDDLSLADQLYFLLNFFELDSGPIDRSRRFVADAHRRIPRDEYAGMLARGILLVLGGIAYKMVIAAYVHRGYALVPWGTGPVWQELWQQVVICYQYGLYLFFDFAGYTMMAMGVGYCLGIRVPRNFRAPFLASDPMDFWNRWHITLSTWLRDFVFMRITRVLMRHRVFKGTKGRLRTAQVGLIVNMLLMGFWHGVTIDYIGYGLYHGVLMAVTEAYHRSAFFKAHRDAVWLTMLSWFVTMQLVFMGFALFSGQVSFLVGGALNG; encoded by the coding sequence ATGGTTCTCTTTGGTGTACCTAGCTTCTTCGCCATCCTGGTCGTCGTCGTGCTCGTCGCGGCGGTGTTGGGCCTCACGGGGCGTCCGCTCGCCCCTTGGGGCATGGCTTCCTCCCTTGTGCTGCTCGTCCTGCTGCTGTGGGGCCATCCCGACCAGGCAGTGGCGTTGGCCGTCTTTCTCATGCTCTCTCTTGGCATGACGCGCTGGCTCATGGCGCGTCCGCAGTCGCAGCCGCGCTTCTATGCGTCCGTGGCACTCGCCTGCGCCCCGCTCGTGACCTACAAGCTCACGGTGTCCCTTACGCCCGCCGGGCTCATGGGCTTCGTGGGCATCAGCTATGCCACGTTCAAGTCGATCCAGATTCTCATGGAGACGCACGACGGCCTTGTCACGTCGGATGACCTCTCCCTTGCCGACCAGCTCTACTTCCTGCTCAACTTCTTCGAGCTTGATTCCGGCCCCATCGACCGCAGCCGTCGCTTCGTGGCCGATGCCCACCGACGCATTCCACGCGACGAGTATGCGGGCATGCTGGCTCGCGGCATCCTGCTCGTCCTGGGTGGCATCGCCTACAAGATGGTGATCGCCGCCTATGTGCACCGCGGCTATGCACTCGTGCCCTGGGGGACGGGCCCTGTATGGCAGGAGCTCTGGCAGCAGGTCGTCATCTGCTACCAGTACGGCCTCTACCTCTTCTTCGACTTTGCAGGCTACACCATGATGGCCATGGGTGTGGGCTACTGCCTGGGCATACGCGTGCCACGCAACTTCCGTGCGCCCTTCCTCGCGAGCGACCCCATGGACTTCTGGAACCGCTGGCACATCACGCTCTCCACCTGGCTGCGCGACTTCGTGTTCATGCGTATCACGCGCGTGCTCATGAGGCATCGTGTGTTCAAGGGCACGAAGGGGCGCCTGCGTACGGCGCAGGTGGGACTCATCGTCAACATGTTGCTCATGGGGTTCTGGCATGGCGTCACGATCGACTACATCGGCTACGGCCTCTACCATGGCGTGCTCATGGCCGTCACCGAGGCCTATCATAGGAGTGCGTTCTTCAAGGCGCATCGGGACGCCGTCTGGCTTACCATGCTGTCATGGTTCGTGACCATGCAGCTGGTGTTCATGGGCTTTGCGCTGTTCTCGGGACAGGTTTCGTTTCTGGTGGGAGGGGCACTCAATGGTTGA
- the dltC gene encoding D-alanine--poly(phosphoribitol) ligase subunit DltC has protein sequence MVERISAGELEARMLDLMEEVCEDAAVRDHRDDDLFESGMLDSMAAVELLVGIEDEFGVSIAPTELPREEMNTVNKIIAQVASRL, from the coding sequence ATGGTTGAGAGGATTTCCGCAGGTGAGCTTGAGGCTCGTATGCTCGACCTCATGGAGGAGGTCTGCGAAGACGCTGCCGTGCGCGACCATCGTGACGACGACCTCTTTGAGAGTGGCATGCTCGACTCCATGGCTGCCGTGGAGCTGCTTGTGGGCATCGAGGACGAGTTTGGCGTCTCCATCGCTCCCACGGAGCTCCCACGCGAGGAGATGAACACAGTCAACAAGATCATCGCCCAGGTAGCAAGCAGGTTGTAG
- the dltD gene encoding D-alanyl-lipoteichoic acid biosynthesis protein DltD → MRGRLRMQLGDMGPGKHLLVGVCGGLVVAAVALAVMIAALPAMGPAPSWRFYDYVYASGKSESSSFVTSNMAPGSHLVFGSSELYISKDTVPTCPQAVFGEGCADMGMTYVGEAFDQSLWQAIAAGAYANKVQDKKVMIIVSPQWFFRGSGQEGKFPSKFSYSLYQEFCDNPTISDGTKDYVRQRVLELGVDAGQVAAANRDTPADALNGLLYYQADQLSLRGKLANVIGLGTGKNADQLAGRDNGEPDWPTLLAKGRSEGAQMSTTNAYGINDSFWRRNANYDAEWHQTFDEASGEYDDLACFLQVCHESGLDPLVCIVPLHGTWYDHAGVGKDVRQYYYQRIREVCNDAGVSYADFSSCEYEPYFLCDTVHPGWVGWVRIEEAFYDFMKGRDDAFLGGGDRGVPAGLSSPDATQPAGEGTSS, encoded by the coding sequence ATGCGAGGGCGTCTGCGCATGCAGCTGGGCGACATGGGCCCTGGCAAGCACCTGCTTGTGGGCGTGTGCGGAGGACTTGTCGTTGCCGCCGTGGCGCTTGCCGTGATGATCGCGGCGCTGCCCGCCATGGGTCCCGCTCCGAGCTGGCGCTTCTATGACTATGTCTATGCCAGTGGCAAGTCCGAGAGCAGCTCGTTCGTCACGAGCAACATGGCCCCCGGCAGCCACCTCGTCTTCGGCTCCTCGGAGCTCTACATCTCCAAGGACACCGTGCCCACCTGCCCGCAGGCGGTGTTCGGGGAGGGTTGTGCAGACATGGGCATGACCTATGTGGGCGAGGCGTTCGACCAGAGCCTGTGGCAGGCCATCGCCGCCGGTGCCTATGCCAACAAGGTGCAGGACAAGAAGGTCATGATCATCGTCTCTCCCCAGTGGTTCTTCCGTGGGTCGGGACAGGAGGGCAAGTTCCCCTCTAAGTTCAGCTATTCGCTCTACCAGGAGTTCTGTGACAATCCCACCATCTCTGACGGAACGAAGGACTACGTGCGGCAGCGCGTGCTCGAGCTGGGTGTGGATGCAGGACAGGTGGCTGCCGCCAACAGGGACACGCCCGCCGATGCGCTCAATGGCCTCCTCTACTATCAGGCCGACCAGCTCTCCTTGCGCGGCAAGCTCGCGAACGTCATCGGCCTGGGCACAGGCAAGAATGCGGACCAACTGGCGGGAAGGGACAACGGCGAGCCTGACTGGCCGACGCTCCTTGCCAAGGGAAGGTCAGAGGGTGCTCAGATGTCCACGACCAATGCGTATGGCATCAATGACTCGTTCTGGCGTCGCAACGCCAACTATGATGCCGAATGGCACCAGACGTTTGACGAGGCGAGCGGCGAATACGACGATCTTGCCTGCTTCCTGCAGGTGTGCCATGAGAGCGGGCTCGATCCGCTCGTGTGCATCGTGCCGCTGCACGGAACGTGGTATGACCATGCGGGTGTGGGCAAGGATGTGCGCCAGTACTACTACCAGCGTATACGCGAGGTCTGCAACGATGCGGGCGTCTCGTACGCGGACTTCTCCAGCTGCGAGTATGAGCCGTACTTCCTCTGTGACACCGTGCATCCCGGTTGGGTGGGCTGGGTACGCATCGAGGAGGCCTTCTATGACTTCATGAAGGGCCGGGACGACGCCTTCCTGGGCGGCGGTGACCGGGGCGTGCCGGCGGGGCTCTCCTCGCCCGACGCGACGCAGCCCGCAGGCGAGGGGACGTCCTCGTGA